TATGAGATTGATCAGATTTCAAATGGTACGGAAATAGAGTGGGCTCTCATAAGATTGGGGTGCAATCCTTCCGTGCCAGCAGTGTTTATAGGTGGAAATTTTGTGGGCTCGGCAAGTACTGTCATGACTCTTCAAATCAATGGATCGCTAAAGAAGATGCTCAAAGGTGCTGGAGCTCTATGGCTTTAATTGGTGACATATCTATATATGTTAGCTGACTACTTTGCTTTTTGTATGTATTTGTCGTATGATTTCACAGAAGGAACTCTATGATAATGCTGTAATTTGTAGGATAATTAACAAATGAGTGTCTAACGTGTGATCGACTTTATGAACTATACATACACAGTGATTCTGCTGTAGTGTtacctctcttttctctccttatCATGTTATAGTTACTGCTGGTATCGTTTTACTTAATTCTTAGTTGTTGCATTTTCTTAAACAGGAAGAACTAACATGAAAAACTATTCAACGTATTAGAACTGAATAAAACTGCAGCTGTTTAAGCATGATGCATGTGAATATATATACTTGACATAATTTGTGGCAATTTCCTTTATTAATCTATATCCAGTAGTCTATAGAAATCATTTTGTTGGGAGCCGAATCCACACTATGAAGTTGTTGTTTTCCTACGTCTTCTTGTTTTGAATTCATCAATTCGCTCTTCcacttcttgtttcttttcttgggTCAATATATCTCAATGAGGAAAGGATAGATGTAGATTGAAATTGCTTGAGGGATAATAAAAAGTGCCTCGACAAATGACCACCACCTAGAAAGCCATGACCACATTTAACATATTACATATGATATGCATATCaaacaaatctgaaaatttgcgTCATGTTCTCGGAGAATTTGGTGAATGGATATATTCCACcatcaaaataacaaaaaacatATTGCTTTAGATAATTATTCTTGTCGGAAATATTCCACATGAAGGGCCTCCAAAGATGTCCAAAagccacatatatatatacatatatatatatatatatatatatatatatatatatatatatatatatatatatgtacaagtACAACAACTGCTGTTCTCGAATTGTTTCTTGCAATGTATTTTAACCGATCGAGGTTTCATAATTAAAAGTTTCTGGCATAGATGATGCCTTTGAGGATCTATGAACATGTGCGCATTATTCATCGGCATAAAGCAGATAATTAATGTTGGGAAGTTTCTCCTACACATATTTTGTCTTCCGGAGATAATTAATGAATGATGACTCTAAAAATAAATCTCTATGCAAATTAAATATGTCCTTTACCTTCTAATGACGTACGTCAGATATATGAATCAAATAGATGTGCTTTTCCATCTATTTCCAATTTCaattagaaaaatttaagaGCGCAAATATATATGAAGTCGTCAAGATATCATATCAGTAGGGTTTGGTTTCACCCAGACATTTTTAGATATACACAAAATATGGTTACACTTTGGAATAGAAAATCATCAGAAGATCGTCGGCCGGGTTGGCACAAGTTGGAGATAGAATGTCAACTTTTTTGTGCATGTGACGGCAGTTCACGGCATCACACGGCCGGTCACTGTTGACAAACTACAATTCACACACTACGCTTTCATTTCTAAAGATGATGGAATATAAGTGGAAGATGAACGTATAGAATATATTACATCCATTCTTTCTATATATATTACATCCATACTTTTTCACTTACGAGAATCTACAGAAAATTAATGTATTTATGCTGGAAATGATGCATCTACATACACATTTGTTTCAATACAAATTACTCGATCTCCATATAATTCTTTTGATATATATTTTgagagtatatatatatatatatatatatatatatatatatctggtGTTGAAAATGGTACGCACGTGTCAATTATCCTTTCGTGAATAACTTAAAACAAATTATCCATtttgtagtggggcaaatttcccagtagccacgtgtcagttcggacatgatgACCTGTCAGTTCGACCAACCAATCCACGTATGACGCGTGTCTGATGGCTCTGTCACACGCGAGGTCGGCAATAGAGATCGCACAGCTCGGACACCTCAGCTCGGTATAGAGGGAGATCAGCTCGGCCACGACCGCCGCCTCTTTATGAAGTGGGCCAAATGGGCCGCCGCCCCCGAACCTTTAGGGGCAATAGTATGAAATCCTAGAaagactccgaaccctaaggggactcCGACTCCcatatggaaactactacccgTTAAGCCTATAAATATAGCACTACGCAACAATtcaaggtacgccatctacagtactctcatactattgttttattattaaaCTCTactgacttgatcgtcggagttaTTCCGGGAACTCGAGTCCCGCCGTTGTTCTTTCTCCGCAGGATAGTCTGTTCGATTTTCCCCTCTCAGCTTGACGGCGCACAGCCAGCTCTGTTCGTAGCAGTTCAGCTCGGGTTGCGTCCTTGACAACTCACCAGCCCAGCTCGCCAGATCGCTTCCTCTCAGCTCGGCTGCACTCAGCCAGCTCTGTTCGTAGAAGCTCAACTCGGGTTGTGTTCTTGGCAACTCACCAGCCCAGCTCGCCagctcgctccctctcagctcgctCAGCCCGTCGCAGCCCAACTCAGATCTTGTTTTTGGCAgccgcatcaattggcgccgtctgtgggaaacaCGTAAATTCTTCTCTCGCGAATCATACCAAGGACTAGGTCTCAGAAGAACGCTGACGGATCCAAGGGGAACGAGCGAAGCGGCCTTCAGAACTCCCCTCGGGGTCCGACTCCTGGAGACGAGGGGGCGGGGCTCTCGCGAATCCCGCCTGAGcagctggttcagacggtggcAGAAAACCTACCTACCTTCgaggctatcatgaactacctcaagGGACAGACAGGAGGTCATCGTGACCAGAAACCTAAGGTCCCAGGGGTGGAAGGAGTTGGACTATCAGAATCCCGAGCAGGGAGTCCTAATCCCCGGCTCAAGCGGATGCGTAAGGAGCTCACGCGTGAACAGATCGAGGTCGTGGAGTCCTCCCACAAGCACTCCCGAACTGAGCACCCGGAGCCCTTCCAGAGGTTCTCAAGGGAAGAGCTCTCCCCGTGGAGAGAGCAGCTCCAGGTGCAGGACGAGTTGGACCTGCTGTTGGACCCTAAGGCGGACAGGtacattgcttcccccttcgTCCCTGACATTGAGAACTACCCGCTGCCTGCGAAATTCAAAATACCGACCATGAAATCCTACGATGCGACTACGGATCCGGAGGATCATCTATTCACATTCTTGACACAAatgcgcctacaaacggccgCCGATGCAGTCAGATGTAAGACTTTTCCAATATTTCTGGAGGGAAAGGCACGCCAGTGGTTCCAAGGACTACCCCCCAAGTCAGTTTGGTCCTTCAGCCAGCTCGCGCGGCTGTTCTCAGCTCAGTTTatttcgtcacgagccttttccaagagtactgctcacctgGTGACAGTTCAGCAAAGAcccgaggaatcgctgcgtgagtaTATGGTCCTATTCAATaacgagtccctccaggtccgggatcgAGACAATAAGGTCGTCATGGCCACCTTCATCAACGGACTACGCAAACAGAAactatataccgagttcgtggagaAACCTCCTAAGTCAGTTCGGGAGATGCTGGACCGAGCTCACGAGAAggctaatgcagtggaagctaatcgcttgaagggtgaacaggagaaactACAAGGCCAGAGACGCAGCTAAgaccgagcaggtcggagaagctgccGAGGTCGTACAGGCCGCAAGAGCtgccgaggccgagctgaccggAGACGCAGCtgaggccgagcaggtcggagaagctgccGAGGTCGTATAGGCCGCGAGAGCCACCAagaccgagctgaccagagacgcAGCTGAGGCCGAGCAGGCCGGAAAAACTGCTGAGGTCGTACAGGCCGCAAGAGCCGCTTAAGCCGTGCTAGCTGGAGACGCAGCTGAGGCCGAGCGGGTCGGGGAAGTTGCCGAAGTCATACGGGCCGCAAAAGCCGACGAGGCCAACCTGGCCAGAGACGCAGCTAAgaccgagcaggtcggagaagctgccGAGGTCGTACAAGCCGCAAGAGCtgccgaggccgagctgaccggAGACGCAGCTGAGGCCGAGCAGGCCGAAAAAACTGCTGAGGTCGTACAGGCCGCAAGAGCCGCCGAAGCCGAGTTGGCCGGAGACGCAGCTGAGGCCGAACAGGTCGGGGAAGTTGCCGAGGTCATACGGGCCGCAAAAGCCGACGAGGCCAACTTGACCGGAGACACAGCtgaggccgagcaggtcggagaaacTGTCGAGGCCAAACAGGTTGAAGAGGCTAtacaggccgaagaaaccaaggaggttgTTGGACAGGTCACCCCAACCTAGACATCGTATATtgatagagtatcaagcaagggtgtggagtCGGACCCCTCCTAATCAGCCTTACGGGGGAAGAATTGACTTACGCCTTGAGGTTCGATTTCAGGGCTTCCAATAACGAGTCTGAGTATGAGACactttcattaaaactcactcactctaTCCATATATGACTTGAGTTGTTTGGTCCcgcatggtcctatcttttcgtgcaaatatatgaaaTATTTAgaagtcagttcgcgcgctaACCCGAGGTCAgttcgcgcaagtgtatttagacagtatgataagaaagacatgaatgaaaaattttgctaagtatagaaaaaataaaagtctATTCAATCCATAAGAGTCTATTTATaaaggaggagttcatacaaaaaacgagctggtcctactcagttcgattttacaagttactcgagcaagggccgtcatcgtggaatcatgggtctcaccaccgaactgactcttcgccaagaaacttggtcCAGACTCATGCGACTTTTTCGatgactctagactcaaaggagggctagtgtagtggggcaaatttcccagtagccacgtgtcagttcggacatgatgatctgtcagctcggccaaccAATCCACGTATGACGCGTGTCTGATGGCTCTGTCACACGCGAGGTCGGCAATAGAGATCGCACAGCTCGGACACCTCAGCTCGGTATAGAGGGAGATCAACTCGGCCACGACCGCCGCTTCTTTATGAAGTGGGCCAAATGGGCCGCCGCCCCCGAACCTTTAGGGGCAATAGTATGAAACCCTAGAaagactccgaaccctaaggggactcCGACTCCcatatggaaactactacccgTTAAGCCTATAAATATAGCACTACGCAACAATtcaaggtacgccatctacagtaccCTCATACTATTGCTTTATTCTTAAACTCTactgacttgatcgtcggagctATTCCGGGGACTCGAGTCCAGCTGTTGTTCTTTCTCCGCAGGATAGTCTGTTCGGTTTTCTCCTCTCAGCTCGGCGGCACACAGCCAGCTCTGTTCGTAGCAGTTCAGCTCGGGTTGCTCCTTGACAGCTCACCAGCCCAACTCGCCAGATCGCTTCCTCTCAGCTCGGCTGCACTCAGCCAGCTCTGTTCGTAGAAGCTCAGCT
This region of Coffea arabica cultivar ET-39 chromosome 3c, Coffea Arabica ET-39 HiFi, whole genome shotgun sequence genomic DNA includes:
- the LOC113733724 gene encoding monothiol glutaredoxin-S10-like, which codes for MDSIVKLASQKAVVIFSKSSCCMCHAIKRLFYEQGVSPMIYEIDQISNGTEIEWALIRLGCNPSVPAVFIGGNFVGSASTVMTLQINGSLKKMLKGAGALWL